A DNA window from Hordeum vulgare subsp. vulgare chromosome 1H, MorexV3_pseudomolecules_assembly, whole genome shotgun sequence contains the following coding sequences:
- the LOC123410225 gene encoding uncharacterized protein LOC123410225, with the protein MEENHWETFRGIDFGVAGEFKVKVEDEEARNRTDSTTFGLHQCVYTVGPVESQKMVKKGSLGNQISKEQFVFLASLNKHPNAFFVENYYMDGDGIGCLVVESLNGRFQSWLNYQVDTKNKQPSAPTLFTADGRMLPTLRTIILSLCSFVEHVLEKRWYPRHLTMDDLYLKMMNNQPTLKVLMSDVIQGTTPTRIASVWNHVKEIITHCCTLDNATLSGDSSSFYDFIGRQSKRVPLETYPDAWSYADKSAYLLLIMQEEMVMMKRYVQASGIVWPTEDGLIQPMLQLILDHDKTSTYDTDVPWDYIRLCRNVNKKFDVPKSVKAVIKDHIGFLKKMEEWTPMIWANLYETIGPLSLRR; encoded by the exons ATGGAAG AAAATCACTGGGAAACCTTCAGGGGGATTGATTTTGGTGTAGCCGGAGAGTTTAAAGTAAAGGTGGAGGACGAGGAAGCGAGGAATCGTACTGATTCTACCACTTTTGGTCTGCACCAATGTGTTTATACCGTTGGTCCAGTCGAATCCCAGAAGATGGTCAAAAAGGGTAGCTTGGGTAATCAAATATCAAAAGAGCAATTTGTTTTCCTTGCTAGCTTGAACAAGCACCCAAATGCATTTTTTGTTGAGAACTACTACATGGATGGGGATGGCATTGGATGTCTTGTAGTGGAGTCTCTCAACGGCAGATTCCAAAGCTGGCTTAACTATCAGGTTGACACGAAGAATAAGCAGCCTAGTGCTCCTACGCTGTTTACTGCTGATGGGAGAATGCTGCCGACGTTGCGGACCATCATTTT ATCTCTCTGTAGCTTTGTAGAGCATGTACTGGAGAAGAGATGGTATCCTCGGCACCTCACCATGGATGATCTGTACCTCAAGATGATGAATAATCAACCTACATTGAAAGTTTTGATGTCTGATG TGATACAAGGTACTACTCCAACAAGAATTGCCTCGGTGTGGAACCATGTTAAGGAAATCATCACCCACTGTTGCACACTTGACAATGCCACACTGAGTGGTGACAGTAGTAGCTTTTATGACTTCATTGGTCGTCAATCAAAACGCGTACCATTAGAAACATATCCTGATGCTTGGAGTTATGCTGACAAGTCTGCTTACCTACTGCTCATAATGCAAGAAGAAATGGTGATGATGAAACGATATGTTCAAGCGTCAGGCATTGTTTGGCCAACTGAAGATGGACTCATACAACCAATGTTGCAACTCATCCTCGATCACGATAAGACATCAACATATGATACAGATGTACCATGGGATTACATCCGACTCTGCCGAAATGTCAATAAGAAATTTGACGTACCTAAATCTGTGAAG GCAGTGATTAAAGATCACATTGGTttcctgaagaaaatggaggagtgGACACCAATGATCTGGGCAAACTTGTATGAAACTATCG GACCTCTTTCATTGAGGCGATGA